The following DNA comes from Lathamus discolor isolate bLatDis1 chromosome 5, bLatDis1.hap1, whole genome shotgun sequence.
CTCATTCAGGTGTGTCATTCAGTGGAAATACTTTGTAagtgcaaataaaaacaaacaaatctgttCAATACCTCGGTCTCGAGGATGGGAAGCGAGTTGTGGGAGACGCCCAGGTCGGGAGgtttctcagctgctgctgctggttagGGTTTCTTGTGGACCGAGCCCCTGGAGCATCCATGACCTGTGAAGGCTTGGGACTGAGCCCTGTCAGCATGGTGGCCCTGGCATGGCCACGACTGCTGGGGACAGCCTTGCACTCCATCCTTTCTGATCTGTAAGGGCATGACATGACACAGGTAAAGGTCCTGTCGGCTGGGGGCCAGCGGCACCACGGGCGTCTATCCATCAGGCAGAGCAAGGCAGAAGCAGGTACGTGGAGAACAAATTCTTTTGTGAATACTGGGAAACAGTTTTTACTTTTCAACTCTGTCAATATGATCTAGCTCTGTCTGTCTCTCTATATATGTACGAACAGTATATCACAATGTTGCCTTTTTTGTTGGAAATATCAAAGTACAAAGATTGTAAACCAAATCGGTGTAATAAAAGTTTCGGATGATTCACTGAGGTGGCTGCCAGCGGTGGGTCTgtcagtgctggtgctgggagaCCTGTGAAGCCCCTGTGTTGCTCAGAGTGCGGGAGGGGATGGAGGTCAGCCTTAATTCCCTGCTGACCTCTCCTGAGTGGGGTGGCCAAAGGACCAAGGCAGTCATGCATGTGCCCTGTCCTGTCCCCTGGTGGTCACAGCCATGCACGGAGCAGAAGGAAGCCGCTCCGTTTTCCTCCAAGGCAGAAGAAGCTGCTCCGTTTTCAACCCTGTGGGCTGTGTGGGTTAGCAGTCCTGCAGGGACCCCTCTAGCTTGAAGTTACTCAAAACACAGATTTTGACAGGCTTGCACAGAAGAGCACTACTAGTTAggataaatcatagaatcatagaatagttagggttggaaaggacctcaagatcatctagttccaacccccctgccgcaggcagggatacctcacactaaaccatcccacacaaggcttcatccaacctggccttgaacaccgccacggatggagcactcacaacctccctgggcaaccgattccagtgcctcaccaccctaacaggaaagaatttcctccttatatccaatctaaacttcccctgtttaagttttaacccgttaccccttgtcctgtcactacagtgcctgacaaagagtccctccccagcatccctataggcccccttcaggtactggaaggctgctatgaggtcttcacacagccttctcttctccaggctgagaacTACATCTAGTTGTAAAGAATTGACCTGTTTGCAAAGCAGTGGCACTGATCAAAGGCAGAGCAACCTGTAGCAGGAAACCATGGTGGAGAGACAGACCATTTattggatttctttttatttcttttttacttttcactgcagacagattttgaaacaaaatacaaataaatccaATCGTCAGAAAAAGCTGCTGAGGGACAAGGAACAACATTCTCACATCCCCTATTCATCTCACATCCTCCTCACCAAAAAGCCTAAAAGAGCAGCCTGCTGTGAAGGTTAGCTCTGGATTAGGCCATTGAGATGGTGGAGACTTCACCTTACCCGCTTTGCAGGTGGAACAATATCCAGTTGCTGCTGGAGCATGTAAGAAATGCCACAGGAGGTGGGATTTAGTCTTGGGTGCACTGGGAGAGAGGACTCCAGAGGGAGATTGCTTCTGTAATGCCACTGCAGTCCCACGACATGTAATGTCTGTCTTGTATTGAAATGTGTCAGTGGTTGGATGGTGGGGATCTGGGTAAGACTGCGGCCGCAGCCTCAAGTTGAATGTTTCTcacaaatgcaaatgaaaacaagccTCTGAGGTAAAGTGTCCCCAACAGTGCGCCTGCAGTGCTCACTGCTCTCTGGACTGCTGCAGGGCCTCCAGCCGTGCCGCTTCACGGTTGGCCCACAGGAGCTGGTGAACAAGGTACTCGGTCTCCTGGCCCACCCCTGCCATGCGGAGGTCGAACTCGGTCAGAACCTTGTTACCTGCCAGCCCTTCCAGCATCTGCCTCCCACCATCCTGCAAGTGGGCGAGAAGGGAGGGTTAAAGGAGATCAAACAGGGAAATGCGTTGCTTCCTGCCCTCCTCCCCAGGGCAATCTCAGCTGCAGGCAGTGGGAAGTCAGTGGGAAGATGGTGCCAAAAGGGATGAAGGCCTTCACCCAAGCCCGAAATGTTGCTCACAGGAGAAGTACAGGGAAAGAGTATAACCTTATGCAGCACTCAGTGATATGACATATGCTAATGACTCCCTCTGGGTACAATGTCAGGAGTCCTCAAGCTCAGGCTGGTTAATAGCACGGCTGGTGATGATAACCATGAGAGGAGTCTCTGCTCTCCCCTGTCCCCCAGttccctgctcactgctggcTGGCGATAAATGGCAGTGTGATTAGTGTGCTGCTCCTCATCTTGGCAGCGCCAAGAGCCGCAGTGCTGGCAGTGTCCTATTTGGATGCCGTTTTCCATTTGGTGAGATGAGGGGAACATCGCACGCAACTGAAATCCAGCCTTCATGGGGCAGAAAATGCAGTGTCTATAGCCTTAGGGAGGCCACTCACTTTGGGGGATTGCTCTCCCTTACCTAAAGCACTGTCTTTAGGGATGTGACAAtttgacttttttcccccaccgCTGTTCTTTTTCAGCTAACAAATACACCTCCTGTCCCCATCTCCTTCATGCAGGTggtcccttcatcccagcaTCCCATCTATTAGACCTTTTGCCAAGTAAGGTGGAACAAAAAGGGAAGGAGTCTCTTTTTAATGGGGTACAGAGGTCAGAATTTGATGCATCTCTAGCAAAAACCCCCATTTCCCCAAAGATAATACCAGCAACCCTTTTGTTGGGCTGCTGTGGAGCTTCACAAATGGGTAACAGGAGAGCTCATCAGAAGGAAAATGCTAAGTATAGACATTATTATTTACTAAGCAAAAATCCTTCTTTCCAACCTTTGCCCCCTTGTATCATTAAACTCAAATGGTTTTCCACATCCAGGATCATAACACTCAGAACTCACAAAAGGTTTTCTGCCATCAAATCCTTTTAAAACCATTGTCAAACACATTGATGCCAATATTCCTGCTAGCAGGGACAGCTGGTCTCGCTGTCTCTTTATTGTGACAGCGGGAAAAACTGAGGCAGTGCAGAAAGTTTAAAAGCCAGCATGATTGCATTTGGCTGTCTAGTTTCAGATTTCTAAAGCTCTTTTTAAtcagcagaagagaagcaggCTGGTTTGTGGGCATGTTGCATACGGCAGCTTTTAGGGATGTAGTAAGATTTGTGGATGTTCTTCTGTCTTGAAAATGTAAGCCTGTGTTTTAGGAGCCATTTACAAGCACCCAGACGTGGCACTTTTGACCTACCACAGCATTCCAGAGCTGCAGGGGGAGTTAAAGGAGCTCGACAACCAAGCCAATTTTCTAACAGTCTCCTCTGAGTGCATGATGGACAGGAGAGATTCTGGGAAGGGTGATACTATCTATGTGCTACTGAGTGACAGATGGCACAGCAGATCCAAAGCATGGAGGCTATGCATTAGGCCCTCGTCTCATACCACCTATCATTATTACCTACTCCCACATGTGTGAAGCGGCTGTGATTTTTCGCAGGCATACTCCCTGGTTTTCAGTTTCCTGGGGGAAAATCCTTCTCTGCCCAAAAGCCCAAAGCCTGGAAGCCAAATTCAGCCCTGTGAACAAGCTGACTGAGATAAATGGATGTGTGTGCATGGAAGATATCCTTCTTCCTGCCATCTGCTAGAGTCTCTTATCTGCTCTCAAGTAATTGTTATCGCAGCAAGACTGCAAAGTGAGGGATGCATTTGCCCCTGTGGCTTCAAGGGAGGGCAGGCTGAGCCTCTGCTTTGCAAGGCCACCACACAGGCTCAGAGACTGCAGGGAGAAGGGATTTCTCTTACCAGCCCCAGGTGGTTGCATGAGAAGTTGATGCTCGTCAGGGTGGTGTTCTGAGCCAGGACCTGGGAGAAAAGTGCAGCGGTTGGCTCTGACAGCTTATTGCTTCCCAGGTGGAGTGACTGCAGGGTGGCGTTGGTCAGCAGGGCACGGCCGATGGCCTCACCGCCTTTGTCCTCCACACAGTTGAGGCGCAGATTCAGGGATGTCAGGGTGGAGCTCTCTGCCAGGGCTTGAGCTAGAGCCTGAGCCCCCAGGTCATGGATCTGGTTGTTACACAGGTCGAGGGTTTCTAATTTGCTGTGTTCGATCAACTTGGCAATAGCTCGTGCCCCTTTGTCCCTGATGAGATTGTGGGACAAGTTCAGCTCCACCAGGCAGGGGTGATCCAGCAAGTTATGGACCAGCAGCCTGGTCTTGTCATCATCCACTTTGCTTCGTGTCAGCTTGAAAACCTGTGGGGATAAAGGACAGCAACACTAAAACATTCAGTGCTTTAGATTGAGCTTTGTACAAGACCTCAAAGGAGTTAAGCCTATGGTCCACCAGACAGGATTCATCTCCCTTCGCGACAGAAACCTTTAGCCAGTACGCTCAAGTAATTGCTTTTAGAGTGGCCAGATACTTCCAGCAGCCAGGGTATGCCACTCATGTCCCATGCTTATTCTAGGGAGAAATGCTTCATCTCTTGGTAGTGCCTGTTCCTTTCGTCTGACTCTGTGTGATCTCTAACACAGGGgccaaaattaaaacaagataAAGCCACCAAAATGCCTGCAGAGAATAACAGCAAAGCTCAACAGTTGAACAGTGTCTGAATGAGCACATGCATCCGTGGTACCCACATCACTCTCCGTGAAGGGCAATAGCCTGCATGGCCAGGGCACTTCACCACAGGAGCAAATATTTCCCAAAGCATGCTAATCCGTGGGGAGAGCACCCAGCCAGCTCGCCCTGGCTGCACTCCGGCCGGCAGTGACTGCTGGTGGCTTGGAGGGGCTGAGTATCTGTGCTGCAGTTGCCACAGAACTGAAGTTGGTGTTACTGCCCAGAAGGAAAACCCCTCATCACCCTAAGGCAAATGTGAGTATTACCCCATGCTGTTCTTAGGcgtctctgctgctctggggcaTGTTGACACGTATTTACTGAGCATAGCTACCAAAAACTCCCTATGAAAAACtctctgggctttttttctcctccttcacaGAACTATGTGAGGACTCAAAGCAGGAGTGTTGCTTTCTCTCGTGCTATAGGGAACATGTTTTGTGGGAGTATTTTTCTCACCGACCCTCTGACAACCTGTTCTAACAAGGACATATGCAGAACAAGGTACTCGGCACTAGGCCAGCAAGTTAACATCTCTGCACTCTGCCAGACTGCAACTTGCAAAAGGAAGGGTGCTGCCAGCAAGTAAAAATGGTCCCTGGGTTTCTATCCCCAAGCAATTTGAAGATCGAGCTGAGGGAGgaaggtttggtttggggtgcGTTACTTTCAAGTTCCGGCACATCTTCACGGCGACAGCCAGGTTGCAGCAGTCCTGGTAGGTGAAGTTAAAGAGGTTCCACTCGAAGTTCATGCCACAGTCCTTCACACCGTAAGTGAGATGAAGCTCTTCAAGGTGAGGGAGAGCAGTAACGAGGACTCTCAGGTCGTAGTGGTGCACGGAGGCCTCGCTGAATTCCGTATCACTCTCTGACTTAGAGAGGTCATCCCTCTGCTCATTTTGATCCACCTCCAACGGTGGCAGGAACTGGTCAACCTCCAGTTTCCGCACATAGTCTTTGCAGAATGGGATAAGTTCTAGGACCTGGTTGGGGTCTGTGGTGTTGGGGATGAAACATTTCAGGATGTTCTCCAGGTGACGTTCAAGGAACATCCTTTTCCAGCTGCCTCTGTAGCTGGAGATGTCACACACTTGCCAGCGCTTGGTGCAGCACCTCTTCCAGTAGTCCTCATCGCTTATTAGGTTGGCAGTGATAGCGAGTGGAAGGCTAGTGGGGAGCCTGTCTAGTACTTTCCTTTGGTGTTCAGGCAAAAGACGGTCCAAAACAGGGTTCTCTGTAGGGGATGAATAGAAGGAGAGGTTGGTCGGGCTGTAGGAATGATGGCTGGCACTGTGGTTCTGCCCTCTCCCCACCTGCATGTCCGTGCCCTCCCTTCTGCTGGTACTGGCTCTCTGCCAGCAACTGGTGCGAGGAGCAAAGCTGGCAGGAACCAGTAGGATTCACCTCCTACAGTTCTGTGCAGGATTTCTAACTTTTACAATAAAACATGAGCCCAATGGGGTTTACTCTGTAACACTTGGGAACTGCATCAGAAACTTATCTCCCGGTTTAAATTCAGTTTGAATGCAGTTTATACTCAGAGCAGGATTTCCGCTCCCAAGAGACCTAGTTCAGCCTTACAGCGATGGGAACGCTGGGCTTGCCATTTGCTGAACTTGCTCCTTTTGGTTTCTAAGCATATTGAAGGATGATATTTGAGAACAACTGTGTGCTCCTTATGCAAGTCCTTGTGCCTTTTCATCTTACCTCAGCTGTCTGTCTTACCCCAGCTTgattcctgtttctttccactGAGATACACTCAGCCTTTAGGCTCGTCTTGTTTAACTAAAAGTTCTCCTTTTCAGGAGCTTTCTCCCCTCAGCCTCTTTCTGAATGCTCACCCTAAGCCTCAGCTGGCTTCTGCCTGGTGGAAGTTTTTTTGTGGTAGAGGAATGCCACAGAAAAGCTGTACGTACTCACACCGCTTGGTGGCATGTACACGGCAGTGCTGAGGAACAGAAGTCATCAGGGGATGATTTCTATTGGCACATGGGAAATCAGATTTTGAGACACAAAGTGGGGTTAGCTTTGTACTTTGTCTCTCTGGCATTTCCTCCAGAAGAAAACCCCATACTTTCACCTCAGCCTCTTCCTGGAGCCCATTCTCCAGTGTGCTACTGCTGGCACTGCAGTGACCTTCTCTGCAAAGTCCCATGACAGAAACAGAGGTGGGAGACTTATGGGCAGAATTGGGCTGGCTTCACTTGGGCTCATTCAGGCCACAGCAGTGGGCAAGATGCAGCCGTACAGGACAGGTACAGGACAGGTAATGGCGTGAGGGACACCAAGCACACTGCTTTCATGTGCAGTGTAGTCCATTTGGCATCAGGCTGACTGACCAGACTGAGGACTGCAATGGTGTCTCAGCTCAGACCCCCAGGTATCATCAGCTCCTGGTGCAAGGCAGCACTGAGCTCTTCTGTACTGCCTTATAGCCCCAGTGTGGACACAGCCTTAGACCTATCTTTGGTCTTTGCTGCCATGTCACCAAGTCAGCCAAAAAGACATACAagtccttccttcttccctctcagTCAATTCCCAGATAAGacatcctttttctgttttgccatGTTTCATCAGTCCACGTGCTTCACAAGCACATTCCCTGCCTGAGGATATGACTTGTCACATCATCACCAAAAGCCATGGAGAAGGCCTGAGACTGTGAGTACAATATGTATTCTGAGATGGTAGCTCCTCTGAGCAGGGAGCAATTCTCTATCTCTTTGTACATCACTCAGCACAACGAGGCTCCATCCTCAAGTACTACCATAACACGTGCATGAATCAAGAGAAGGAAACAACCCTGGCCACGGTTGAGGTGAGTCCAGCAGAGCAcagaatgaagaagaaatgacaggacaaggttaGGGCAGAGTCACATCCTGGATGGCAGCCCAGAGGACTACAGCCATCCCTGGAGTGTACAAGCATATACTTAGCAACTAAACAGTTTGTTTAACTAGCTGCCCGAGGGGATATTTCTCCCCATCTGTTCCTTTGGCAGGGCTGGGTACCacacatgagccggcagtgtgcgctcgcagcccagaaagccaaccatatcctgggctgcatcaaaaggagcgtgaccagcaggtcgaagaaggtgatcctgcccctctactctgctcttgtgagacctcacctggagtactgtgtgcagttctggtgtcctcaacataagaaggacagggaactgttggaacaagtccagaggagggccacgaggatg
Coding sequences within:
- the TCTE1 gene encoding dynein regulatory complex subunit 5, whose translation is MQQPVAGDRSPAVPSQHSLKASLAADSHCAHRLIEDPAWSLATVPCLTELCLQHIVHNFEKNPVLDRLLPEHQRKVLDRLPTSLPLAITANLISDEDYWKRCCTKRWQVCDISSYRGSWKRMFLERHLENILKCFIPNTTDPNQVLELIPFCKDYVRKLEVDQFLPPLEVDQNEQRDDLSKSESDTEFSEASVHHYDLRVLVTALPHLEELHLTYGVKDCGMNFEWNLFNFTYQDCCNLAVAVKMCRNLKVFKLTRSKVDDDKTRLLVHNLLDHPCLVELNLSHNLIRDKGARAIAKLIEHSKLETLDLCNNQIHDLGAQALAQALAESSTLTSLNLRLNCVEDKGGEAIGRALLTNATLQSLHLGSNKLSEPTAALFSQVLAQNTTLTSINFSCNHLGLDGGRQMLEGLAGNKVLTEFDLRMAGVGQETEYLVHQLLWANREAARLEALQQSREQ